One window of the Xiphophorus couchianus chromosome 12, X_couchianus-1.0, whole genome shotgun sequence genome contains the following:
- the commd10 gene encoding COMM domain-containing protein 10 isoform X2 — translation MTSIIKETQSIKEAVNFINTVDVNKFSRLLSRIIQKLHVKGERTFSEEEEEKLQAALTLDKHALDLVLETTAFILEQAVYHSIKPASLQQQLEEIHLNSDKAEVFSQAWASAGPELVEKLKRNIFAPKKLDYVSWQLNLQMAQSSQARMKCPSAVLQLGVRNEDSELQNTSGVFFYD, via the exons ATGACTTCCATCATAAAGGAAACGCAAAG CATTAAAGAAGCAGTGAACTTCATCAACACAGTTGACGTGAACAAGTTCTCCAGGCTTCTCTCTCGCATCATACAAAAGCTTCATGTGAAG gGGGAACGAACATTcagtgaagaagaggaggaaaagctGCAGGCTGCTCTGACCTTGGATAAACATGCTCTTGACTTGGTCCTGGAGACGACTGCCTTTATTCTGGAACAG GCAGTGTATCACAGCATAAAGCCGGcctctctgcagcagcagctggaggagatcCATCTAAACTCCGATAAGGCTGAGGTGTTTTCTCAGGCCTGGGCCTCTGCTGGACCGGAGCTGGTGGAAAAACTGAAGCGCAACATCTTTGCTCCTAAGAAG ctgGACTATGTCAGCTGGCAGCTGAACCTGCAGATGGCCCAGTCCAGCCAGGCTCGTATGAAGTGTCCCAGTGCCGTCCTGCAGCTGGGGGTCCGAAATGAAGATTCTGAG
- the ap3s1 gene encoding AP-3 complex subunit sigma-1 isoform X1 produces MIKAILIFNNHGKPRLSKFYEHYNEDTEQQIIRETFHLVSKRDENVCNFLEGGLLIGGLDYKLIYRHYATLYFVFCVDSSESELGILDLIQVFVETLDKCFENVCELDLIFHVDKVHHILAEMVMGGMVLETNMNEIITQVDAQNKMEKSEAGIAGAPARAVSAVKNMNLPEMPKNINIGDISIKVPNLPSFK; encoded by the exons ATGATTAAAGCcattttaatattcaacaaCCACGGCAAACCGAGGCTTTCTAAATTCTACGAACATTAT AATGAAGACACAGAGCAACAGATCATCAGGGAAACTTTCCACTTGGTCTCGAAAAGAGACGAAAACGTCTGCAATTTCCTAGAAGGCGGATT GTTGATTGGAGGATTGGACTACAAGCTGATCTACAGACACTACGCCACCTTGTACTTCGTGTTTTGTGTCGACTCATCAGAGAGTGAATTAGGAATTTTAGACTTAATCCAG GTTTTCGTGGAAACGCTGGACAAATGCTTCGAGAATGTCTGTGAGCTTGACTTAATTTTTCATGTAGACAAG GTCCACCACATTCTGGCGGAGATGGTGATGGGCGGGATGGTCCTGGAGACCAACATGAACGAAATCATCACGCAGGTGGACGCCCAGAACAAGATGGAGAAATCTGAG GCTGGCATCGCAGGAGCACCGGCTCGCGCAGTGTCAGCGGTAAAGAACATGAACCTCCCGGAAATGcccaaaaacatcaacatcgGCGACATAAGCATAAAAGTGCCAAATTTACCTTCCTTCAAATAG
- the ap3s1 gene encoding AP-3 complex subunit sigma-1 isoform X2 gives MIKAILIFNNHGKPRLSKFYEHYNEDTEQQIIRETFHLVSKRDENVCNFLEGGLLIGGLDYKLIYRHYATLYFVFCVDSSESELGILDLIQVFVETLDKCFENVCELDLIFHVDKVHHILAEMVMGGMVLETNMNEIITQVDAQNKMEKSETFIFQSTRQDR, from the exons ATGATTAAAGCcattttaatattcaacaaCCACGGCAAACCGAGGCTTTCTAAATTCTACGAACATTAT AATGAAGACACAGAGCAACAGATCATCAGGGAAACTTTCCACTTGGTCTCGAAAAGAGACGAAAACGTCTGCAATTTCCTAGAAGGCGGATT GTTGATTGGAGGATTGGACTACAAGCTGATCTACAGACACTACGCCACCTTGTACTTCGTGTTTTGTGTCGACTCATCAGAGAGTGAATTAGGAATTTTAGACTTAATCCAG GTTTTCGTGGAAACGCTGGACAAATGCTTCGAGAATGTCTGTGAGCTTGACTTAATTTTTCATGTAGACAAG GTCCACCACATTCTGGCGGAGATGGTGATGGGCGGGATGGTCCTGGAGACCAACATGAACGAAATCATCACGCAGGTGGACGCCCAGAACAAGATGGAGAAATCTGAG ACCTTTATCTTTCAGTCTACCAGGCAGGACAGGTAG
- the cdo1 gene encoding cysteine dioxygenase type 1 has translation MEQTEVVKPETLDELTAILHKIFESDNINVEEVQNIMESYESKPHEWMKYAKFDQYRYTRNLVDEGNGKFNLMILCWGEGHGSSIHDHTDSHCFLKLLQGQLKETLFDWPDRKSHGDMVQKSQRILQENKVAYINDSIGLHRVENVSHTECAVSLHLYSPPFETCQTFDQRTGHKNTVKMTFWSKYGERTPYTSVSQENN, from the exons ATGGAGCAAACCGAGGTGGTGAAGCCCGAAACTCTGGACGAGCTGACCGCAATTCTGCACAAGATCTTCGAGAGTGACAACATCAATGTGGAGGAGGTTCAAAATATCATGGAATCATACGAGAGCAAACCTCACGAATGGATGAAGTATGCAAAGTTTGACCAAtacag ATACACGAGGAACTTGGTTGATGAGGGTAATGGGAAGTTCAATCTCATGATTCTCTGTTGGGGTGAAGGACATGGCAG TAGTATCCACGACCACACAGACTCTCACTGCTtcctgaagctgctgcagggACAGCTGAAGGAAACGCTGTTCGACTGGCCGGACCGCAAGTCACACGGAGACATGGTGCAGAAATCTCAGAGGATCCTCCAGGAGAATAAGGTCGCTTACATCAACG aCTCCATTGGTCTGCATCGTGTAGAAAACGTCAGTCACACAGAGTGCGCCGTGAGTTTGCATCTGTACAGTCCTCCGTTCGAGACCTGTCAGACCTTTGACCAGCGAACGGGCCACAAGAACACCGTCAAGATGACCTTTTGGAGCAAGTACGGAGAAAGGACTCCATAT ACCTCAGTTTCACAAGAGAACAACTAG